The Herpetosiphonaceae bacterium region TGGACGAACACGGAGGCGGCTGTGTATGGGGAGCTGTTTGTTGGTTGCTAAACGATGCATCGATACGTGCTCCTTGAGATACCGGCTCAAAGCTCAAGATTCGACGAACAGCCATGCCGCGCCGACGGGCTGCGGCGGACAGATTGTGATCGAACGTCGAGGCTCCATCTACGTCGATGGCGGAGTCGCTGCTAGCGCGTTCATATCGAAGCAGGCATGATGTTGGTTGGTAGTGGGCAAGAATGCGAACGGGGGGATTGTATGCTCCCTGAATCTGCGCGGGGACACATCCATAATCTGTACTCTACTCGATCGATTGCTGAGAGTCAATAGCCTGGAGTCAAGCCGAGCGCCGCAGCCGCGACGATACATGACGGCGAATCCAGATATTCATACTCGCGAGCGCCAGATCACCCCATACGCCGATCCATACCAACCCTGTTACAGGCCAGGGGTAGCGCTTCATCAGGTGTTTGCGATAAAACACCCACATCCCCTGGTGCATGCCCCACGCTTTATGATACGGCTTAGAGTGAACGCCGCCTTGTCCTTTCAGATGAACGATGCTGCTGCCGGGATAGTACCATACTTGCCATCCCGCGTCGTTGGCGCGGACGCACCAATCAATGTCCTCGCCGAAGGCAAAGATCTGCTCGTCGAGCGGGCCGATCTGCTCCCACACGGAGCGACGAGCCATCAGGCAGCAGCCGGAAACCGCATCGACCTGATGCGCCTGCTCCACCGGCAGATATGTTAGCAGATATTGCCCGACCAGGCGATTCTTCGGCCACAGGCGGTCGAGCTTCAGCATATAACACAGCGAGGCCAGCGGCGTCGGCAGGCCGCGCTTGCACTGCGGCTGAAACGTGCCATCGGGATTGAGCACCTTGGGGCCGACAATCCCCGCCTGTGGTGTGGCTTCCAGAAAGTCCTGCAATCTCCTCAGCGAGTCGGGCTTGAGAATCGTATCGGTGTTGAGCCAGAGAATGTACTTGCCCGTGCTGCGCTCGATCGCCTGATTGGTCGCCCTGGTAAACCCCGCGTTGTCGTCGTTGAGCACAAGCTGAACATCGGGCGCGTGCTGCCGAATGTACTCGACCGTGCCATCCGTCGAGGCGTTGTCTACGACGATGATCTCAAAGCTCACCGACGAGCGGTTTGCCCGCAGCGACTCAAGACAAGCTTTGAGCACGTCCAGACAGTTCAGCGAAACCATGCAAATCGAAATATCGGTCACTCTACGTAGCTCCGAACGAACAAGGCCGCCAGGCTGGGGGTGTGGGGGTGTCCCCCATCATCTTTTTTCCCCTCGCCTGCCGCAAACAAAGAACAAAGCGAGAACCAAGCACCGGGTGCCCTCTGGGCGCACCGAGAACCAAGATGGGAAACTTGAAATTTTGAACTTGAAACTTGAAACTAGCCCAGCGATTGATAGACCTCTAGCGTCTCTGCGGCACAGCGCCGCCAGCTAAAATGCGCCGCCCGCGCCAGCCCCCGCCGCGCCAGATCGCGGGCAAGCTCATCGTCGGTCAGCACCTCACGCAGGGCCGCTGCGAGCGCCGGGATCTCGCCGGGCGGCACCAGCAGCGCCGCGCCGTCGGCCACCTCCGGCATCGACGAGACGTTGGTGGTGATCACCGGCACGCCGCACTGCATCGCCTCAAGCACGGGCAGGCCGAAGCCCTCGTAGCGCGAGGGATAGACGAAGACCCGCGCGCCATTATACAGCGGGATTACGTCGTCGTCGGGGATGTAGCCCAGGAAGCGGATCTGCTGCTCAAGGCCAAGCTCGACCACCCGCTTGAAGATCTCGTCGTACATCCAGCCTTTCTTGCCGGCGATCACCAGCGGAACGTGTGGAAACTCCGCCGCGATCGTCGCGTACGCCTCGATCAGCGCCGGAATGTTCTTGCGCGGCTCCAGCACGCCCACATAGTAGATGTACTGGCCGGGCGTGAGATCGTAGCGCG contains the following coding sequences:
- a CDS encoding glycosyltransferase family 2 protein gives rise to the protein MTDISICMVSLNCLDVLKACLESLRANRSSVSFEIIVVDNASTDGTVEYIRQHAPDVQLVLNDDNAGFTRATNQAIERSTGKYILWLNTDTILKPDSLRRLQDFLEATPQAGIVGPKVLNPDGTFQPQCKRGLPTPLASLCYMLKLDRLWPKNRLVGQYLLTYLPVEQAHQVDAVSGCCLMARRSVWEQIGPLDEQIFAFGEDIDWCVRANDAGWQVWYYPGSSIVHLKGQGGVHSKPYHKAWGMHQGMWVFYRKHLMKRYPWPVTGLVWIGVWGDLALASMNIWIRRHVSSRLRRSA